The following coding sequences are from one Lolium rigidum isolate FL_2022 chromosome 6, APGP_CSIRO_Lrig_0.1, whole genome shotgun sequence window:
- the LOC124662659 gene encoding uncharacterized protein LOC124662659, with the protein MPVIQEPVFPVHTETAPQVSAPVADGAHITGQQKDQGQQLRVYSRRQRAANATPADTPVTVPDVTSNDALIENNRYQSNPGLDHWKAAKKVLRYLQGTKGLMLTYEKSDNLEIVGYSDADFAGCVDTKKSTSGYIFTLAKGAISWKSSKQTVTASSTMQAEFVACYEATGQARGLIGKSVCKLMHQARLKSSKPAVENEARAPASRMSLPAPSEFASRLVGAEDCRTCSWSPKVVAISRAHLAAVMPPLLFPAAKTLFLSHFPPPPSPTPRLQLRRATATATAASDDAAASGTTARERRLAKVREERRRRDYDRQHTYPGWARVLENACRDDEEMRAILGDSIGNPELMKQRIQERVRKKGREGFNRPKTGSVAAFKVSFRDFNPLNAFIWFELFGEPTDRDVDLLGGVIQAWYVMGRLGAFNSSNLQLANSMLDFDPSYDSDEASAVMPSSFHDISDVEFQDSWARVWVDLGTSDYLGLDVLLNCLTQLSSEHMGIKQVVFGGRKLGDWEEGMTSSDYGYKHFKI; encoded by the exons ATGCCTGTAATCCAAGAGCCAGTGTTTCCAGTACATACTGAGACTGCACCTCAAGTTTCAGCTCCTGTAGCTGATGGTGCTCACATAACTGGACAACAAAAGGACCAAGGACAGCAATTACGAGTATATTCAAGAAGGCAACGTGCTGCTAATGCAACACCTGCTGATACACCGGTGACTGTTCCAGATGTCACATCTAATGATGCTCTTATTGAAAATAATCG ATATCAGTCCAATCCAGGTCTGGATCACTGGAAGGCTGCTAAAAAGGTCTTGCGTTATTTGCAAGGTACTAAAGGCCTCATGCTTACTTATGAGAAATCTGATAACCTCGAAATAGTGGGTTATTCAGATGCTGATTTTGCGGGGTGTGTTGATACTAAGAAATCCACATCAGGTTATATCTTCACCCTTGCAAAAGGAGCTATATCATGGAAAAGCTCAAAGCAAACTGTTACTGCATCGTCGACAATGCAGGCAGAATTTGTAGCATGTTATGAGGCAACCGGGCAGGCG AGAGGCCTCATTGGGAAGAGTGTGTGCAAGCTGATGCACCAAGCAAGGCTGAAATCATCGAAGCCTGCAGTTGAGAACGAGGCACGTGCTCCTGCTTCAAGGATGAGCTTGCCG GCGCCTTCTGAATTTGCATCACGTCTTGTTGGTGCTGAAGATTGCAGGACATGCTCCTG gagccctaaggtGGTGGCCATCTCGCGTGCTCACCTCGCAGCAGTCATGCCGCCGCTGCTATTCCCAGCTGCTAAAACTCTATTCCTATCCCACTTCCCACCACCGCCTTCACCTACTCCTCGCCTTCAGCTCCGGCGCGCCACCGCCACTGCCACGGCCGCCAGCGACGATGCGGCGGCGTCCGGCACGACTGCCAGGGAGCGGCGCCTGGCCAAGGTGCgggaggagcgccgccgccgggattACGACCGCCAGCACACCTACCCCGGCTGGGCCAG GGTGCTGGAGAACGCCTGCAGGGATGACGAGGAGATGCGCGCCATCCTCGGCGACAGCATCGGGAATCCAGAGCTCATGAAGCAAAGG atccaagaaagggtgCGAAAGAAAGGCAGGGAGGGGTTCAACAGACCTAAGACGGGCTCTGTCGCCGCATTTAAAGTTAGCTTCCGAGA CTTCAACCCATTAAATGCTTTCATTTGGTTCGAACTCTTTGGAGAGCCAACTGATCGAGATGTCGACCTTCTTGGCGGT GTAATTCAGGCTTGGTATGTCATGGGAAGACTAGGAGCATTCAACTCTTCAAATTTGCAG CTGGCCAATTCAATGTTGGACTTTGACCCTTCGTATGATTCTGATGAAGCTTCTGCTGTGATGCCTTCATCTTTCCACGATATCAGTGATGTTGAGTTTCAAGACAGTTGGGCCAGAGTATG GGTGGACCTTGGCACTTCAGATTATCTTGGGTTGGATGTATTACTGAACTGTCTTACACAATTAAGCTCAGA ACACATGGGCATCAAACAAGTGGTTTTTGGCGGCAGAAAACTTGGCGACTGGGAGGAAGGCATGACAAGCTCCGACTATGGATACaagcatttcaaaatataa